In Companilactobacillus allii, one genomic interval encodes:
- a CDS encoding cupredoxin domain-containing protein has protein sequence MAKIIVLIVGLAIIGFIVWWFFGKHEVAEVSASVNNDSQSIDVEVNGGYSPETVVLKKGVPAILNFTRKDKSSCLDRVVFSDFGINQALPINEEQQIEIDTTNAGEYQWACGMDMFHGKVIIK, from the coding sequence AGTGTTAATAGTAGGTTTAGCAATTATAGGATTCATTGTATGGTGGTTCTTTGGCAAACACGAAGTCGCCGAAGTATCAGCCAGTGTTAATAACGATTCACAGAGTATAGACGTAGAAGTAAACGGTGGATATTCACCGGAAACAGTAGTCCTAAAAAAAGGCGTACCAGCAATTCTCAATTTCACAAGAAAAGACAAGTCCAGTTGTTTAGATAGAGTAGTTTTTTCTGATTTTGGTATTAACCAAGCCTTACCAATTAATGAAGAACAACAAATTGAAATAGACACAACAAATGCCGGAGAGTATCAGTGGGCTTGTGGCATGGATATGTTCCATGGAAAAGTGATTATAAAATAA
- a CDS encoding branched-chain amino acid aminotransferase — protein sequence MAKADASKLDWNNLGFEYMDLPYRYTAHWKDGDWQDGGLTDNSTLPLNEAAVVLHYGQGAFEGMKAYRTPDNKIQLFRPDRNAARLRNSAERLLMPVFPEDKFVEAVKQVVKANADFVPPYGTGATLYLRPLLIGSGSTIGVHAAPEYTFTIFAMPVGSYFKGGMTPVNFTTSQYDRAAHKGTGQSKVGGNYAASLLPGEKAHKDGFADCVYLDPVEHKKIEEVGSANFFGITKDNVFVTPKSPSILPSITKYSLLWLAEHRLGLGVEEGDVFIDQLDRFKEAGACGTAAVISPIGGLEHNGNLHVFYSETEVGPVTKKLYDELTGIQFGTVEAPEGWVQVVE from the coding sequence ATGGCAAAAGCAGATGCATCTAAACTAGATTGGAATAACTTAGGATTCGAATATATGGACTTACCTTATCGATATACAGCCCATTGGAAAGACGGCGACTGGCAAGATGGTGGCCTTACTGACAACAGTACACTTCCATTGAATGAAGCTGCCGTTGTACTACATTATGGTCAAGGTGCTTTTGAAGGAATGAAAGCATACCGTACACCAGACAACAAGATTCAATTGTTCAGACCAGATCGTAATGCAGCCCGTTTAAGAAATTCGGCCGAAAGACTACTTATGCCAGTGTTCCCAGAAGACAAGTTCGTTGAAGCTGTCAAACAAGTCGTTAAGGCAAACGCTGACTTTGTACCCCCATATGGTACAGGAGCAACACTTTATCTTCGTCCCCTTCTAATCGGTTCAGGTTCAACAATTGGTGTTCATGCAGCTCCAGAATACACATTCACCATTTTTGCTATGCCAGTAGGTTCTTACTTCAAAGGTGGAATGACACCCGTTAACTTCACCACATCACAATATGACCGTGCTGCACATAAAGGTACCGGCCAATCCAAAGTCGGTGGTAATTACGCCGCCTCACTACTACCCGGAGAAAAAGCACACAAAGATGGATTTGCCGACTGTGTCTATCTTGATCCAGTAGAACACAAAAAGATCGAAGAAGTCGGATCAGCCAACTTCTTTGGTATCACAAAAGACAACGTATTCGTCACACCAAAATCACCATCAATCCTACCTTCAATCACAAAATACTCACTACTATGGCTTGCTGAACACAGACTAGGCCTAGGAGTTGAAGAAGGAGACGTATTTATTGACCAACTAGACAGATTCAAAGAAGCCGGAGCCTGCGGAACAGCAGCAGTTATCTCCCCTATCGGAGGATTGGAACACAACGGCAACCTACACGTATTCTACAGTGAAACAGAAGTAGGACCAGTAACAAAGAAACTATACGACGAATTAACAGGAATTCAATTTGGTACAGTTGAGGCCCCTGAAGGATGGGTACAAGTCGTCGAATAA
- a CDS encoding copper-translocating P-type ATPase translates to MTITRRFWISLIFSLPMLANMILMPFGWMLPGGNWTQLVLTTVIMLVSARPFWQSAWASFTKHHSNMDTLVAIGTVTAYVYSIYAMATNQAVFFESAAFVTTFVLLGQVFEERMRNNASNAVEKLADLQAKDAEVMRDGKLVNIPLSEVVVGDIVRVKPGQKIAVDGTITEGSSTIDESMVTGESMPVEKKIGDKVIGSTINSNGTFMFKAEKVGDDTMLSQIVELVKKAQNSHAPIQNLTDKVSDVFVPTVLILAIVTFMVWYVFLGASVASSLIFAVSVVVIACPCALGLATPTALMVGTGRSAKMGILIKNGEVLEAVNDVKTVVFDKTGTITVGKPEVTDIIGDEKSVLTLATGLEQSSEHPLASAIVKKAEKDNISIPKVSQFKAIEGKGVEALVDGQEAFVGNDKLLSNVSIDESMKQQVIKLQEEAKTVVFVGVKEKIIGLIAIQDAPKDTSKEAIADLKARGLNTVMLTGDNERVAKAIASQVGIDSVIADVLPGDKADHVKSLQENGKVAFVGDGINDAPALTVADVGIAMGSGTDIAIESGGIVLVKNDLRDVDRALALSKKTFNRIKLNLFWAFIYNVLGIPVAAGLFFGIGLSLSPELAGLAMAFSSLSVVTSSMLLNKAKIKPERSKTRLISE, encoded by the coding sequence ATGACAATAACAAGGCGATTTTGGATTTCATTGATTTTTTCACTACCAATGTTAGCCAACATGATTCTAATGCCATTTGGCTGGATGTTGCCAGGTGGTAATTGGACACAATTAGTTTTAACCACAGTTATTATGTTAGTGTCAGCACGTCCGTTTTGGCAAAGTGCGTGGGCATCGTTTACTAAGCATCATTCCAACATGGATACATTAGTGGCAATCGGTACTGTAACAGCTTACGTGTACAGTATTTACGCTATGGCGACTAATCAGGCTGTGTTCTTCGAAAGTGCAGCATTTGTTACAACCTTTGTTCTTCTTGGACAAGTATTTGAAGAGAGAATGAGAAATAACGCTTCAAATGCAGTTGAAAAACTAGCTGACTTGCAAGCTAAGGATGCCGAAGTTATGCGTGATGGTAAGTTGGTGAACATTCCTTTATCTGAAGTAGTTGTTGGTGATATCGTTCGAGTAAAACCCGGCCAAAAGATTGCTGTTGACGGAACTATCACTGAAGGTAGTTCAACTATTGATGAATCTATGGTCACAGGTGAAAGCATGCCAGTTGAAAAAAAGATTGGCGACAAAGTTATTGGTTCAACAATTAATAGTAATGGTACATTCATGTTCAAAGCCGAAAAAGTAGGCGATGACACGATGCTTTCTCAAATTGTTGAATTAGTTAAAAAAGCTCAAAATAGTCATGCTCCAATTCAAAACTTAACTGATAAAGTTTCAGATGTTTTCGTTCCAACAGTATTAATTCTAGCAATTGTTACATTTATGGTTTGGTATGTATTCTTAGGAGCATCTGTTGCAAGTTCTTTGATCTTTGCAGTATCAGTTGTTGTTATCGCTTGCCCTTGTGCCTTGGGACTAGCCACACCAACAGCTTTGATGGTTGGAACAGGTCGTTCTGCTAAAATGGGTATTTTAATCAAAAATGGTGAAGTTTTAGAGGCCGTTAATGATGTTAAAACAGTTGTTTTTGACAAGACTGGTACTATCACAGTTGGTAAACCAGAAGTTACTGATATTATTGGTGATGAGAAGTCCGTTTTAACACTTGCCACAGGATTGGAACAATCTTCAGAACATCCACTAGCTTCAGCAATAGTTAAAAAAGCTGAAAAGGACAATATATCTATTCCAAAAGTCAGTCAATTTAAGGCTATTGAGGGTAAAGGTGTTGAGGCCCTAGTTGATGGTCAAGAAGCATTTGTTGGTAACGATAAGTTGTTATCAAATGTCTCGATAGATGAATCAATGAAGCAACAAGTTATCAAGCTTCAAGAAGAGGCTAAGACAGTTGTCTTTGTTGGAGTCAAAGAAAAGATTATTGGTTTGATTGCTATTCAAGACGCCCCAAAGGATACTTCAAAGGAAGCCATCGCAGATTTGAAGGCACGTGGTTTGAACACAGTTATGCTTACTGGTGATAATGAACGTGTCGCCAAAGCAATTGCATCCCAAGTAGGTATTGATTCAGTTATCGCCGACGTTTTGCCTGGTGATAAGGCTGATCATGTTAAGTCATTACAAGAAAATGGAAAAGTAGCATTTGTTGGTGATGGTATTAACGATGCACCTGCATTAACCGTTGCCGATGTTGGTATTGCCATGGGTTCTGGTACTGATATTGCCATTGAATCTGGTGGTATCGTATTGGTCAAAAATGATTTGAGAGATGTTGATCGTGCTTTAGCATTAAGTAAGAAGACATTCAATAGAATCAAGTTGAATCTATTCTGGGCCTTTATTTATAACGTCTTAGGAATTCCAGTTGCTGCTGGATTATTCTTCGGAATTGGATTGAGCTTAAGTCCAGAATTAGCCGGTTTAGCAATGGCGTTCAGTTCATTGTCAGTTGTAACTAGTTCTATGTTGTTAAATAAAGCTAAAATCAAACCAGAGCGATCCAAAACGCGGTTAATTTCCGAGTAA
- a CDS encoding L-lactate dehydrogenase — MRKFGIIGIGHVGVTIAYTLVTKGIADELVLIDTNEGKAVAEQLDLEDAQARLDTTTQIKIQNYADLSDADIVFMTAGKIDAAKESGNRWAEFEYTSASVKNIAPQLKASGFNGIVIDTTNPCDAITQYLQQSTGLSTSQVFGTGTFLDTARMQRVVSEQFDTNSKNVAGYTLGEHGDSQFVAWSSVQVNSHPLEEFAKQQGQVLDYTALEKEIRLGGWSVYQGKGYTSFGIATCAVKLAEAVLSDAKLECPVSCYNEEFDTYIGQSAVIGKNGVEFVNTIPLTDDEKASFKNSAETIKEKFATM, encoded by the coding sequence ATGAGAAAATTTGGAATCATCGGTATAGGTCACGTTGGCGTGACTATCGCCTATACACTGGTAACAAAAGGAATTGCTGACGAATTAGTTCTTATTGATACCAATGAAGGTAAAGCTGTCGCAGAGCAATTGGATCTAGAAGATGCTCAAGCAAGACTCGACACAACTACACAGATTAAAATCCAAAACTATGCCGACCTTTCAGATGCTGATATTGTCTTTATGACAGCCGGTAAAATTGATGCTGCTAAAGAAAGTGGTAATCGTTGGGCAGAGTTTGAATATACTAGTGCTAGCGTGAAGAATATTGCTCCTCAATTAAAGGCATCAGGATTCAATGGAATAGTTATTGATACTACTAATCCTTGTGACGCAATCACCCAGTATTTACAACAATCCACAGGTTTATCAACCTCTCAAGTATTCGGTACTGGTACCTTTTTAGATACTGCCAGAATGCAAAGAGTTGTTTCTGAACAATTTGATACCAATTCCAAGAATGTTGCTGGATATACGCTCGGCGAACACGGTGATTCCCAATTTGTTGCTTGGTCCAGTGTTCAAGTTAACAGTCACCCACTAGAAGAATTCGCTAAACAACAAGGACAAGTTCTCGATTACACAGCACTCGAAAAAGAGATTAGACTTGGCGGTTGGTCAGTCTATCAGGGAAAAGGTTATACCAGCTTCGGTATTGCTACATGTGCCGTCAAACTAGCTGAAGCCGTCTTGTCAGATGCCAAGCTAGAATGTCCCGTATCTTGTTACAATGAAGAATTCGATACCTATATCGGACAATCGGCCGTAATTGGCAAAAACGGTGTGGAATTTGTGAACACTATTCCATTAACAGATGATGAAAAAGCTAGTTTTAAAAATTCTGCTGAAACTATCAAAGAAAAATTTGCCACAATGTAG
- a CDS encoding cupredoxin domain-containing protein — translation MKTMNENTQEVKVEVAGGYNPEVVNLKKGVPAKISFTRTNEQGCLDVVHSKKLGFEEELPINVTKTVDVPTDKAGEFDFSCGMDMFFGKVVIK, via the coding sequence ATAAAAACCATGAATGAAAATACACAAGAAGTAAAAGTAGAAGTAGCCGGTGGATATAACCCAGAAGTTGTTAATTTGAAAAAAGGAGTTCCAGCAAAGATCTCATTTACTAGAACAAATGAACAGGGATGTCTAGATGTAGTTCATTCAAAGAAACTCGGATTTGAAGAAGAATTACCAATCAACGTTACTAAGACAGTAGACGTACCAACAGATAAAGCTGGAGAATTTGACTTCAGTTGTGGTATGGACATGTTCTTTGGCAAGGTGGTAATCAAATAA
- a CDS encoding LacI family DNA-binding transcriptional regulator, with product MATIRDIAKKAGVSPATVSRVLNNDLTLSVTDETRIKIIKTADSLNYSKVNRHIKKRVALIQWYSQSKEQDDLYYMMIREGIEKRSQLYNFEVVRVFNSDLNKIEGDIDAIIAVGKFSNEQIKQMSQVSPKIVFIDDNQFINGYDSVLSDFKSGVDHVIDFFIKQDIKNIGIIYGEEHSTDDLRIIPDKRFDYFKQYLSNRNLLQEKYCFKGDFTKKSGYEQMKSAINTLNKLPDAFFVTNDPMAAGTLQALQEADISVPNQVQIFSFNDTSVARYVNPELSSVSVETEEMGKSAVDILNDLLNNERHVAFKLELATKLVLRDSTKS from the coding sequence ATGGCAACGATTCGAGATATCGCAAAAAAAGCTGGAGTCTCCCCCGCCACTGTCTCTCGTGTTCTAAATAACGATTTGACCCTTTCGGTTACTGATGAGACCCGTATCAAAATTATCAAGACAGCTGATAGTTTGAATTATTCAAAAGTTAATCGACATATCAAAAAACGTGTGGCATTAATCCAGTGGTATTCACAATCTAAAGAACAAGATGATCTATATTACATGATGATCCGAGAAGGCATTGAGAAACGTAGTCAGCTCTATAACTTTGAGGTCGTTCGTGTATTCAATAGTGACTTGAACAAAATTGAGGGTGACATTGATGCTATCATTGCTGTTGGGAAATTCAGTAATGAACAGATCAAACAGATGTCACAAGTTTCACCCAAAATCGTCTTTATCGATGATAACCAATTCATCAACGGATATGACTCGGTCTTAAGTGATTTTAAGTCCGGTGTTGATCACGTGATAGACTTCTTTATAAAACAAGATATAAAGAATATCGGTATCATTTATGGAGAGGAACATTCCACCGACGATCTTAGAATTATCCCTGATAAAAGATTCGATTATTTCAAACAATATTTATCCAATCGTAACCTCCTTCAGGAGAAATATTGCTTTAAGGGTGATTTCACTAAGAAATCCGGTTACGAACAAATGAAATCCGCTATCAATACACTTAACAAGCTACCAGACGCCTTCTTTGTAACAAATGATCCAATGGCAGCTGGAACTTTACAAGCCTTACAGGAAGCTGATATATCCGTACCAAATCAAGTGCAGATTTTCAGTTTCAATGACACTTCTGTTGCAAGATATGTAAATCCAGAACTCAGCTCTGTTTCAGTCGAAACAGAAGAAATGGGAAAAAGTGCTGTTGATATCCTAAATGATTTGTTAAACAACGAAAGACACGTCGCTTTTAAGCTTGAATTAGCCACCAAGTTGGTGCTTAGAGATAGTACAAAGAGTTAA